The window TGAAGTAAAGTTTGATAATTGGATAGTGTTGTCAGGTGAATTTGCTTTGGTGATGTTGCATGCAATTGAATTTGAACGATGTTGGAAGTTTGATTGCTTAATATTTGTGGACAGGAAGATGCGCATGAAATGGAGGTTGATTCTGTGACATCTGTGACTCAAGCTCCTGCAAAATATCCCTTACCGGAACTGGAGATATATTGCTACCTGTTGGTGTTGATATTTCTGATTGATCAGAAGAAATATAATGAGGTGAAGCAGCATATAATTACAGAACGGTTGTacgttcttttttcttttttcttccagtGAAATAACTACATCAAGTTCTCAACAAAATTGTGCTGCTATATCGCAGGCTAAAACTTGTTCATCAGCTAGCATTGCTCGCTTGAAGAATCTAAATAGGAGGACTGTTGATGTTCTGGCATCAAGGCTTTATTCTTACTACTCACTTAGCTATGAACTCACTGGTGATCTTGCTGAAATCAGAGGgtaaattttctattttattgaatgcatgACCACATCAGTTAAAACATGATCTTGGGTGCATGACGAAATGTACATGGGTCTGGTTGTTTATCTCCTTGATGTCTTGGTGTCTCATCTGCGATGGTTGATGCACTCCCAAAACTATAGCAGGTCTTGATTCTGTTATAGTGTAATCTGTTATTAGCAACCTCATTTGTTAactaacttgagttttttttttcactaacaGTAACCTCCTTGCTCTTCACCGGGTTGCAACATTGCGCCATGATGAGCTGGGCCAGGTAATTTTTCCAGTGATGAGGGACACATTGTGGGTGGCTTGCTGATTTCTTATACTTGAATGATGTTGTGATGCAGGAAACACTTCTCAACCTACTGCTCCGGAATTACCTCCATTACAATTTATATGATCAGGCAGAGAAGTTGAGGTCAAAGGCCCCGCGATTTGAGGCTCATTCAAATCAGCAGGTAACACGCACTGGACTCAGTGACAGTTATCCTTATATGTTGAATAATTAAAGCCTACAGTATAGTTGATTTTGATGGAAGAATCTTATTGGAATATAAACATAACATGAGATATAAGATTGGTTTCTAATGGTTTGCATTCTCCTCCTGGACCTGCTGCCCTTCAAAAAATAATCCAGGCTAGCATGTGCTTTTTAAACAATGCTTTGTTGGTCTTGATTTTAGGAATTTAAGTATAGCTGTTTTATGTATCACATATCGTTCTTGCTTGTCTTACATGTCAAATTGATGAAACATTGAATCTTATGGGATTGTTTGTAATGGAACTTCATTGATGTGAAAATAAACAATGTGATTTTCAAGCAATATTCAATATAGAAACAAAGTCGATTTATGGTTGTCATTTAAAAAGCCATTGGTTCTATTTTATCATGCAGTTCTGTCGGTATCTCTTCTACTTGGGAAAGATTAGGACAATTCAGTTGGAGTATACTGATGCAAAAGAGTCTCTCCTTCAAGCTGCACGTAAAGCCCCTGCCGCAGCCCTTGGTTTTCGAGTTCTATGCAACAAGTGGGCAGTTATTGTCAGATTGCTGCTAGGAGAAATCCCTGAGAGGACTGTTTTTATGCAGAAAGGCATGGAAAATGCTTTGAGGCCATACTTTGAGCTCACAAATGTAAGTCTAGGTCTTTGAAACTTGAGTCTCTTGATTTGTTTACTGAAAATGGACATCCATCTAGGCTTTACAAAtattgagtttgatttaatttttccgAGGAAGATGCCTCTTGCATGTCAAGGCAAGGTGCTTGAGGTTTTATTGCTGGATTTAATGGAGGCAATATTTGTTGTTTTCAGGCTGTGCGAATAGGGGACTTGGAGCTCTTTAAGTCCATCGCTGAGAAGTTCTCATCCACTTTTAACGCAGACAGGACCCTCAACTTAATTGTTAGACTGCGGCACAATGTTATAAGGACTGGACTTCGCAACATCAGTATCTCTTATTCTCGTATTTCACTGGCTGATGTAGCCAAGAAGTTGAGGTTGGACTCTGCAAATCCTGTTGCAGAGGCTGAGAGCATCGTGGCCAAGGCAATACGAGATGGTGCTATTGATGCTACATTGGATCATGCCAATGGATGGATGGTATCTAAGGAAACAGGGGACATATATTCCACAAATGAACCTCAAATTGCATTTAACTCTAGGATTGCCTTCTGTCTTAACATGCATAATGAGGCAGTACGTGCCCTTAGGTTTCCACCGAATTCCCACAAGGAGAAAGAAAGTGctgagaaaaggagagagaggcaACAACAAGAGCAAGAGCTTGCGAAGCACATAGCTGAGGAGGACGATGATGAGTTTTGATTTAGTATCTGTGAAGGTGCCTGTCAGTTCATCATGGAACTCTCTCCTCCAGCTCTTTGCCTTTATAATCTGAACTCCATGGCAGGAATCTAGACCTTTTTGAGTCTATTTGTctcggtaatttttttttttttgtgatttaggATTCTTTCTCATAGTCGAGCAACCACTTTTAAACTATATTGAATTGTATGGTGGGTTGCTCCTTTCCTTCCCCAGAATTTATTCTCTCATTGCTGTCATTTGATTTTACTGCATTATTGTCAAATTGATGCACCCGTGCCCAGAGTGTGCCTAGTGACTTAAATTCATAAGAAATGGATACATTAGATAATAAGGTAATAACTAATATTAATTTGCTCGGTATGATTGTGTTTGGAAATGCggtataaatttcatttttaaaattgaatttgttttgtttaaaataaaaaaaaatatgtgttcagattatattaatgtcaaaaatatttttttattattttaatatatttttaaataaaaaatattttaaactatcttAATTACAGATAAGCCAGTAATTGTGTTTTGTGGCTGGCTGTTTTTCTTGACCACAGAATTTGCAACTATAGGATTTTTATCGTGGCATCATATGCACATCTATCATAGGATTGCCAGATGCCATTTTCTCGACGGCGTCGTGAAAAAGAATTGAGGGTCTTCATTAAATCTGGGGAAGGCGTGGTGACACATAAATAACAGATTTTATAGTTTCTCTATTTACTGCACGttaatgattttatatcaaGCATCTGTCAAAGGCCGTGGCTGTCATGTAATACCCTAATGCCACAAAGAACTGACTTGTCGCAGAATGTTTTGAGCGGAAACGGTTTCCATATGGAAGTATTGGGAACCATAGCACCAAGTTCCTATCCTGCTCTTACATGTGGTCTATCAACAGATCCATTCTCGCCTTTATTATACTCGGAAAATTGGAATCATTTTAATAACAATGCCTTCTCAGGTACAGAAAACACATTCGCAGCTTATCAATGAAAGTACGATTTATTTTGGGTTTGTATGAGCCTCACAAAGCTTTCAAGCCATTCTGGTTTATAGGGACGAATAAATTTTCTACGAGTGCTTCTGGGTTCCGAATGAAAAGCTTATCAATGAAAGTATGacttgaaacataaaaacaaaattgaaagtagAGTGAGAAATGCTTTCCAATTGTCCTGCACGGCTGCAACTGCAACTGCACTTTGTCTGCTTGGCAAACTAATGGACGTAAGCGATGAATGGGAGCTACTTAATTAATCGTTTAACTTTATTGCATATTATTTTGGATCAAATAGCCTACATCTAAAATATCAAAGGGACAGATAAAGGGCGGAGTTACATCTGCGATTGAAGTGGATGCATGTCAAGTTTGTAAGGAATAATATGCactaaaataaaagaaccaTCTCTAATTAAGAGgtgaaaacactttttttttagctaCAACTCTAACTCCAATTTCGTACAATATTTGTTCACTTCCTAGCCAGAGGCAGAGAAAAATGGTTGCTTGAAGCAATCCAACAGCTTTAGAAATGCATTGACTGAGATTAGACTGCTGAGCTCAAACCAAATGACTTGACGATATTGCTTACTCTTTCTGAAAAAGTTATGGATGTGATCTTTTTACCTAGCACGTGAAAGGGGTTTGAAACTGCATCCACAAAGGCAGCATGGAACTTCCGAAAGAACTACAAAAATCCCAAAAGAAGATTAAAGCAGAAACAATGAGGCAAAACTCAGATCAAGCAATTTACATAAGGACTTCATGCACATGAGCTATTATTGGATAATGAATTAGCAACAAAGTGAAAGCCACATGGACACCTAAATCTCTACATAGGTGGATTGCTGAAACACCTATACTGGTTGGCTGGAAGGCCATTGGCTCTCCATAGACTCGTTTGAGTAATTTGAGTAACAGAGAAACcccttttcaaaaaataagCATCTTATTGTCCTTATATAAGTATCTATTTCACACAAGACAAATACATTCGCTTTGCCACTGTGGTGCTTCTATTACATGCCATGGCTGGACGGACCAATATATTACTTAAAGCCTAGACGAGATgccaaacaaataaaacattctaTGTAAAGTGCATTACGAT of the Populus nigra chromosome 7, ddPopNigr1.1, whole genome shotgun sequence genome contains:
- the LOC133699668 gene encoding probable 26S proteasome non-ATPase regulatory subunit 3 translates to MTQDVEMKEQQQQPSNSTTSSSPSTLHHLKEIASLIETGAYAKEARRIVRAVRLTMTLRRKLKASVLSAFLNFALSAGSEPFNRLISYLPKEDAHEMEVDSVTSVTQAPAKYPLPELEIYCYLLVLIFLIDQKKYNEAKTCSSASIARLKNLNRRTVDVLASRLYSYYSLSYELTGDLAEIRGNLLALHRVATLRHDELGQETLLNLLLRNYLHYNLYDQAEKLRSKAPRFEAHSNQQFCRYLFYLGKIRTIQLEYTDAKESLLQAARKAPAAALGFRVLCNKWAVIVRLLLGEIPERTVFMQKGMENALRPYFELTNAVRIGDLELFKSIAEKFSSTFNADRTLNLIVRLRHNVIRTGLRNISISYSRISLADVAKKLRLDSANPVAEAESIVAKAIRDGAIDATLDHANGWMVSKETGDIYSTNEPQIAFNSRIAFCLNMHNEAVRALRFPPNSHKEKESAEKRRERQQQEQELAKHIAEEDDDEF